In Candidatus Zixiibacteriota bacterium, the following proteins share a genomic window:
- a CDS encoding aminopeptidase P family protein: MKTRIKKLQQRLNTENLDVLLVSDLPHIRYLVGFTGSSALLFVFRNEAHFFTDFRYKSQSAEQVKGATVHIVARQLIADAAELDALAKPNVKIGYESEYLTQASLTRFQTSLVTAVFLPTTGLVEDLAMVKDKDELSSIKGAVRISDIAFERILGIMKPGVREDEIAAELEYQMKMLGSSKPAFDSIIASGWRAALPHGIASSKKLKRGEFVTLDFGATYEGYVSDITRTVVIGKATTRQKRIYDTVAKAQLKAIAVAKAGISCQKVDAAARKVISKAGYGKKFGHGLGHGIGLVVHELPRLSPEANGILQPGHVVTIEPGIYIPNWGGVRIEDDVVIRRNGCTVLNKAPKELIEL, translated from the coding sequence ATGAAGACACGAATTAAGAAACTACAGCAGCGATTGAATACCGAAAACCTCGACGTATTGCTTGTAAGTGACCTGCCACACATCCGATACCTGGTCGGTTTCACCGGATCGTCGGCGCTGCTTTTCGTATTTCGGAATGAGGCGCATTTCTTTACCGATTTTAGGTATAAGAGTCAGTCAGCCGAACAGGTCAAGGGTGCGACTGTTCATATCGTTGCGCGGCAGCTCATCGCAGACGCCGCTGAACTCGATGCACTGGCGAAGCCCAATGTCAAGATTGGCTATGAGAGCGAGTATCTCACACAGGCAAGTCTAACGAGATTCCAGACGAGTCTCGTCACGGCAGTATTCCTTCCGACAACCGGACTTGTCGAGGATCTGGCGATGGTGAAGGACAAGGATGAGCTCTCAAGTATCAAGGGCGCGGTTCGCATCTCTGATATCGCTTTCGAGAGAATCCTCGGCATCATGAAACCGGGCGTTCGTGAAGATGAGATTGCGGCGGAACTTGAATATCAGATGAAAATGCTCGGATCGTCAAAGCCCGCATTCGATTCGATAATAGCTTCGGGATGGCGCGCGGCACTTCCGCATGGAATCGCCTCGTCGAAGAAACTCAAGAGGGGGGAGTTCGTCACTCTCGATTTTGGTGCGACGTACGAAGGATACGTTTCAGACATCACCCGAACTGTGGTGATCGGTAAGGCGACGACCAGGCAGAAGAGAATATATGACACAGTTGCTAAGGCTCAGCTCAAGGCCATAGCCGTTGCGAAAGCAGGGATCAGCTGCCAGAAAGTTGACGCGGCAGCGCGCAAGGTCATATCCAAAGCCGGATATGGTAAGAAGTTCGGACATGGCCTTGGTCACGGAATCGGTCTTGTGGTTCACGAATTGCCCCGACTGTCTCCGGAAGCGAATGGCATTTTGCAGCCGGGTCACGTCGTGACGATCGAGCCGGGAATCTACATTCCGAACTGGGGCGGCGTCAGAATCGAGGACGATGTTGTAATCCGGCGGAACGGTTGCACAGTGTTAAACAAGGCGCCGAAGGAGTTGATCGAGCTTTAG